A stretch of DNA from Neochlamydia sp. AcF84:
CGCATTTTTTCTATCGTATAGTTTGACAAAAGCTACCTTAGAATAGGTATCGATCACTGTCTGTTGATAAATGCGTCCCACACCTTTAATAGTGCCTACGTAATAGGTATCTTGAGATAATAAATAGCCTGGATGTTCAGTTTCAATTTCGCCATGTGCTTCTTTTTCTTCCTTGGCTTTTTCAAGAGCTTTTAGTTGATCCTCTGTTAATATCATTTCTTCTTGAGCCATTTTAGCTTCCAATGCTTTGAGACGTTTTTGAAAGGTCTCAAGATTGTATCGTAGCCAAACAGAACGTACGCCACCTGGCGAAATGAAAACTCCTTGCTTCTTAAGCTCGTTGCATACTCTTAACTGCCCATAAGCAGGCTTTTGAAGAGCAAAATCAACAACAGCTTTTTCGATGGACTCGTCCACCCTGTTTTTTATACAGGGTTTTTTACGTGTCATATCCTGAAGAGCTGCTTCTCCACCTGTTTCATAAAGTTCTTTGAATCTATAAAAGCTATCTCTAGAATATCCCATCATCTTACACGCCTGGGATACATTTCCTAATGTTTCAGCTAGCTTTAAAACACCGAGTTTATTTTTAATGACTTTTTGATGAGTTGCTAAATTTGACATTTGATACTCCTTATTAGTCTTAAGCCGCTCACTTCAACTTCAGCCTTGCCAATTTTAATGAGCGACAGGGCTTCAAGCTTCGCGGCTTTTAAATTGAGTTTCCTTTATTTTTATCACAAATGTCAGATTAAGTCCTATCTATTACACTTAATGATAGTTTTGACCCTCTATTTCTTTTGTTGCTCTTTCCAGTCAGTAACTTGGGGTGGCTTTCAGCCAATATTTTATGCCATTCAACCTTAAATTGTTTACAAAAATCATCTACATCGCAAAGAATGGACATTAATAAATGGATATCTTTTTCAATCATTTTGACCTTCCAGCTTTAAGTTTTTTTTAGTACAAAAATACTTTTAAGCCATGTGAAGGTCTTTTTTTCAACTATTTCCTTATCCGATAACTCGCGTTAGATAAGTTACAATTGACAGAAAGAGCATCTACCAGGTAACCCATG
This window harbors:
- a CDS encoding helix-turn-helix domain-containing protein produces the protein MSNLATHQKVIKNKLGVLKLAETLGNVSQACKMMGYSRDSFYRFKELYETGGEAALQDMTRKKPCIKNRVDESIEKAVVDFALQKPAYGQLRVCNELKKQGVFISPGGVRSVWLRYNLETFQKRLKALEAKMAQEEMILTEDQLKALEKAKEEKEAHGEIETEHPGYLLSQDTYYVGTIKGVGRIYQQTVIDTYSKVAFVKLYDRKNA